In the Labilithrix sp. genome, TGGCGGTGGCGGCGAAGGCGACGGACCTCATCATCGCGGCGGGCCGCCCCGTCCTCCTCCGCGTCGCGTCCGATCTGCAGCAGCGCACCCAGAGCGTGCCCGCCGATCAGGTCGAGCGCATCGCGAAGGACATCGTGCCGGCGCGCCTCCGCGAGACGCTCGAGAAGGAGGGCTCGTGCGAGTTCGCGGTCGAGCACCTCACCCACGGGCGCTTCCGCGTGAACGTGTCGCGCCAGCGCACGGGCGTGAAGCTCACGCTCCGCGTCATCGCGAAGGAGCTGCCCACGCTCGCGTCGCTCGGCTTGCCCGAGGCGGTCGCCGCCGGCATCCGGCACGAGAGCGGCCTCGTCGTCATCGCGGGTCCCGCCGGTCACGGCAAGTCGAGCACGCTCGCCGCGCTCGTCGACATGCTCAACCGCGAGTCGGCGAAGCACGTCGCGACGATCGAGGAGCCGATCGAGCACGTGCATCCGCGGAAGAAGGGCTTCGTCAGCCAGCGCGACGTCGGCCTCCACACCCGCACGAAGGCGAAGGCCTTCCACAGCGCGCTCCGATCGGATCCCGACGTCGTCGTCGTGCACGAGCTCCGCGACGTCGACTCGGTGCGCCTCGCGCTCACCGCGGCCGAGGGCGGACGGCTCGTCCTCGGCACGATGAACGCGCCCGGTGCGGTCCAGGCGGCGGAGCGCATGCTGCGCATGTTCGGCCCCACCGAGCACGCGTGGGCGCGCGCCGCGCTCGCGTCGACGCTGCGCCTCGTCGTCGGGCAGCAGCTCGTGCCGAGCGCCGATCGCACCCGTCTCCACGCGGCGGTGGAGCTCCTCCCCGCCTCGGTCGCGCTCTGGGGCGCGATCAAGCAGGGACGTCTCCACGAGCTCGCGGGCGGGAAGGTGAGCGGGAAGGGCGTCGTCCACCTCGACAGCTCGCTCGCCGATCTCGTCCGCGCGCAGAAGGTCACGATCGAGGTCGCGCGGCAGTACGCCGAGTCGCCGGTCGATCTCGACGCGCTCGTCGCCGGGAGGAGAGGCTAGTGGCGAACATCGATCCGATCCTCGACGAGCTCGTGAAGCGCGGCGGGACCGATCTGCACCTCGCGGTGAACCAGCCTCCGCTCGGGCGCGTGCGCGGCGAGATCGCTCCGCTCCGCGATCAGCCCGTCACGGCGAAGGAGCTCGAGGAGATGTTGCTCGAGCTCGTGACTCCGGCGCAGCGCCAGCGCCTCGCCGCCGACCTCGATCTCGACCTCGCGATCCAGTTCAAGGACGTCGCGCGCTTCCGCGCCAGCTACTACGTGAAGCACTCCGGCATCGCGGCGTCGTTCCGCCTCGTGCCGGCGCGCGTGCCCTCGCTCACGGAGCTCGGTCTCCCCGAGGTGGTGTGGCGCCTCGCCGATCGCCGCAGCGGCCTCGTCGTCGTCGCGGGCCCGGCCTGCGCGGGCAAGACGACCACGACCGCGGCGATGGTCGATCACGTCAACAAGACGCGCCCCTGCCACGTGCTCACGCTCGAGAACCCGATCGAGTTCGTGCACGAGTCTCTCCGCGCGCAGATCACGCAGCGCGAGATCGGCACCCACGTCCCGACGTTCGCGTCCGCGCTGAGGAGCGCGCCGCGCGAGAACCCGGACGTCCTCGTCGTCTCGGACCTGCCGTCGACGGAGGACGTCGAGCCGGTGCTGAAGCTCGCGAGCGACGGCGTGCTCGTCCTCCTCACCGTGCCGGCGAGCGGCAGCGCGGGGGCGCTCCAGCGCATCCTCGCGGGTGTGTCGCCGGAGCGGCACCCGCGCCTCCAGTCGCTGCTCGCGGACTGCCTCGCGGGCGTCGTCGTGCAGCATCTCCTCCCCGGCGCCGGCGGCAAGCCGCGCGTCGCGGCGCACGAGGTCCTCGTCGCGAACGCGGCCATCTCCGCCATCGTCCGCGACGGCAAGTACACCCGCGTCGCCGAGGCGCTCGTCGCCGGCTCCCCGCAAGGCATGCAGACGCTCGACGCCGACCTCGAGCGCCACCTCGGGTCGGGCGCGATCTCCGCCGAGACCGCCCTCGACCGCGCCCTCGACAAAGAGGCCTTCGCCGAGGTCGTCCGCCGCACGCGCCCCGACCTCGTCGACTAGCCCTTCGCGACGCCGGCGCGGTCGAGCATGGCGTGGAGGAGGACGTTGCAGCCGGCTTCGATGTGCTCCGGCTTCGCGTCCTCGATCTCGTTGTGGCTGATGCCATCCTTGCAGGGGATGAAGACCATGCCCGCCGGCGCGAGGCGCGCCATGTACACCGCGTCGTGGCCCGCGCCGCTGACCGCTTCCATGTACGAGTAGCCGAGCTCCTTCGCGCCCCGCTCGACCGCGTCGATGCAGCCCTTCTCGAAGGGGCACGGGGCGAAGTAGCTCACCTGCTCGAGGCTGATCTCGAGCTTCGAGTCCGCCGCCGTCTTCTCGATGAAGGCGCGGATCTCCTTGTCCATCGTGTCGAGCCGCTCCTGGTCGACGTTGCGGAGGTCGATCGAGAACTTCACGCGGCCGGGGATGACGTTGCGGCTGTTCGGGAAGGTCTGGACGAAGCCGACCGTGCCGCGACCGTACGGCGGGTAGCGGTTCGCGATCGCGACGACCTCCTGCATGATGCGCGTCGCGACCTGGAGCGCGTCCTTGCGGAGCGCCATCGGGGTCGGGCCCGCGTGCGCCTCCATGCCGTTCACGACGCAGTCGTACCAGCGGAGGCCGAGGACGCCGGTGACGACGCCGATCGTCTTGCCCGCGTCCTCGAGCACCGGGCCTTGCTCGATGTGAGCCTCGAAGTACGCGCCGAGCGGGTGTTTGCCCGGCTCCTCGTCTCCGGCGTAGCCGATGCGACGGAGCTCCTCCTCGACCGATTTGCCGTCGACGTCCTTCGCCGCGTACGCGTGCTCGAGCGTGAACGCGCCCGCGAAGACGCCGGAGCCCATCATGACGGGGACGAAGCGCGAGCCCTCCTCGTTCGTCCAGAAGATGACCTCGATCGGCGCCTCGGTCTCGATCTTCTTGTCGTTGAGCGTGCGCACGACCTCGATCCCGGCGAGCACGCCGTAGTTGCCGTCGAACTTGCCACCGGTGGGTTGCGTGTCGATGTGACTGCCGGTGGCGATCGGCGCGAGCTTGGGGTTCTTGCCCTCGCGGCGCATGAACACGTTGCCGATCTTGTCGATCGTCACCGTCATCCCGGCCTGCTTCGCCCACGAGACGACGAGGTCGCGCCCTTGCTTGTCGAGGTCCGTGAGCGCGAGGCGGCAGACGCCTCCCTTCGGGGTCGCGCCGATGCGCGCGAGCTCCATCAAGGAGGTCCAGAGCCGATCGCCGTTGATGGTGAGCTTCTGCGTCATGGGTCGATTGTAGCGGGGATCGCGGCGGCGTGGAGGGCGTCGAGGCGGGCGCGAGCGCGGGCGATGCGGACCGGCGAGCCCGTCTTTCGCCCCGCGATGAGGAGGTTGTGCGGCGTCACCGTCGGCGCGACGAGCTCCTCGACGCTCGTCTCGTAGCCGGCCGCCTCGAGGCGCAGCGCGCGCTCGAGATCGACCAGCGACGCGGCGATGCGGCGGCGGAGCAGATCGTCCGCGACGTAGCCGAGCCCCTCGACCGCGGCGGTCGCGCGTCGCCGGAACGGTACCGCGTCGCCGTAGCAACAAGGCACCACCAGCACCGTGCGTGCGCCCGCGCGCGCGGCGCCGTCGAGCACGAGGTCGGCGGCGGGTCCACACGCGTGGAGCGCGACGACGACGTCGGGCTCCGGCGGCCACGCGTCCGCCGCCGCGACGTCGCTCGCGCGCACGTCGACCGGCACCTCACGTGTGAGCCGCTTCGCCGCCGCGCGGCACGCCGCGACGCGGCCCGCGTCGCGCTCGATGACGGTGAGCGCCCCCACCTCGAGCAGCTCCGCCGCGACGAGGCCGACGCTCGCCTTGCCCGCGGCCGCGTCGACGACGTGCGCGCCGCGGCGGACCTTCGCGATCCACGGCAAGAGCGCGTGGAGCTCGCGGCATTTCTGTTCGTCTTCCTTCCGCAGCCCCGCCCCCGGCGCGTCGATGAAGAGCCGAAGCACCGCCGCGCGCACGTCCTCGAGCGAGGGCGCGTTCACCCGCGCTCACCCCAGCTCGCCGCGGAGGCGCTCGCGCAGCGCGTCCACGTCCGGGATGCGCAGGCGATCCGCCTCCACGTCGAGCTCGAGGCCGTAGCGGCCGATGACGGCGAAGAGCGTGAGCGGCGGCGAGCCGAGCTGCGCCTCGAGGTCGGCGACGAGCTTCGACCACGCGATCGCGCCGTCCTCGCCCCACGCCAGCACGTGCATCAGCACCTGGTTCGCGATGCGCGCCGGCGAAGGAGCGTGCGCGAACGTCGCGCGGTGCGCGGTGTCGATGTCGCGGAACCGCGTCGCGAGCGACTTCAGGAGCGTCGCCATCCACGGCTTCAGCGCGGCGAGCTCCTGCTCGAGGACCTGCGACGTCACGACGAGGCACGTCGTCGCCTCCGCCGCGACGACGGTGGCGGTGCGCGCGCTCTTGGTGAGGATCGCCATCTCGCCGAACACGCCGCCGACGCCGATCGTGTGCAGCACCTGCGGGCCGTTGCCGATCTCCTTCGAGACCTCGCAGCGGCCCTCCACCACGATGTACGCCGCGT is a window encoding:
- the tadA gene encoding Flp pilus assembly complex ATPase component TadA, producing the protein DDVEITTAQPGTKKVIDADADADGDTVSLPGGVDVARASQQAATQAKARGPVPTTTAPNIPEKDRPRVDSSAAIDSFLSMAVAAKATDLIIAAGRPVLLRVASDLQQRTQSVPADQVERIAKDIVPARLRETLEKEGSCEFAVEHLTHGRFRVNVSRQRTGVKLTLRVIAKELPTLASLGLPEAVAAGIRHESGLVVIAGPAGHGKSSTLAALVDMLNRESAKHVATIEEPIEHVHPRKKGFVSQRDVGLHTRTKAKAFHSALRSDPDVVVVHELRDVDSVRLALTAAEGGRLVLGTMNAPGAVQAAERMLRMFGPTEHAWARAALASTLRLVVGQQLVPSADRTRLHAAVELLPASVALWGAIKQGRLHELAGGKVSGKGVVHLDSSLADLVRAQKVTIEVARQYAESPVDLDALVAGRRG
- the tadA gene encoding Flp pilus assembly complex ATPase component TadA produces the protein MANIDPILDELVKRGGTDLHLAVNQPPLGRVRGEIAPLRDQPVTAKELEEMLLELVTPAQRQRLAADLDLDLAIQFKDVARFRASYYVKHSGIAASFRLVPARVPSLTELGLPEVVWRLADRRSGLVVVAGPACAGKTTTTAAMVDHVNKTRPCHVLTLENPIEFVHESLRAQITQREIGTHVPTFASALRSAPRENPDVLVVSDLPSTEDVEPVLKLASDGVLVLLTVPASGSAGALQRILAGVSPERHPRLQSLLADCLAGVVVQHLLPGAGGKPRVAAHEVLVANAAISAIVRDGKYTRVAEALVAGSPQGMQTLDADLERHLGSGAISAETALDRALDKEAFAEVVRRTRPDLVD
- a CDS encoding Zn-dependent hydrolase produces the protein MTQKLTINGDRLWTSLMELARIGATPKGGVCRLALTDLDKQGRDLVVSWAKQAGMTVTIDKIGNVFMRREGKNPKLAPIATGSHIDTQPTGGKFDGNYGVLAGIEVVRTLNDKKIETEAPIEVIFWTNEEGSRFVPVMMGSGVFAGAFTLEHAYAAKDVDGKSVEEELRRIGYAGDEEPGKHPLGAYFEAHIEQGPVLEDAGKTIGVVTGVLGLRWYDCVVNGMEAHAGPTPMALRKDALQVATRIMQEVVAIANRYPPYGRGTVGFVQTFPNSRNVIPGRVKFSIDLRNVDQERLDTMDKEIRAFIEKTAADSKLEISLEQVSYFAPCPFEKGCIDAVERGAKELGYSYMEAVSGAGHDAVYMARLAPAGMVFIPCKDGISHNEIEDAKPEHIEAGCNVLLHAMLDRAGVAKG
- a CDS encoding methyltransferase, with translation MNAPSLEDVRAAVLRLFIDAPGAGLRKEDEQKCRELHALLPWIAKVRRGAHVVDAAAGKASVGLVAAELLEVGALTVIERDAGRVAACRAAAKRLTREVPVDVRASDVAAADAWPPEPDVVVALHACGPAADLVLDGAARAGARTVLVVPCCYGDAVPFRRRATAAVEGLGYVADDLLRRRIAASLVDLERALRLEAAGYETSVEELVAPTVTPHNLLIAGRKTGSPVRIARARARLDALHAAAIPATIDP